Genomic DNA from Candidatus Methylomirabilota bacterium:
TGCGCTCCAGGACGCGGCCCAGGAGTGCATCGGCGGCCGCCCCAGGGTGTCGATCGTCGTCGACGACGCCCACGTCGAGAGCGCGCCGCCGCCGAGGCGGGCGGCGACCGGGGGCACCGCCGAAGGGCTGAACCCGCGTTACACGTTCGACACCTTCGTCGTCGGCTCCTCGAACCAGTTCGCGCAGGCCGCGTCCCAGGCGGTTGCGGAACTCCCGTCGCGCGCCTACAACCCTCTCTTCATCTACGGCGGGGTCGGGCTCGGGAAGACCCACCTCCTCCACGCCGTCGGCCATCAGAGCACCCGGCTCTTCCCCGGGATGTCGGTCGCCTACCTCTCGTCCGAGCGCTTCACGAACGAGCTCATCAACGCGATCCGCTACGACCGGACCGCCGAGTTCCGCGCGCGCTACCGGACGATCGACCTCCTCCTGATCGACGACATCCAGTTCATCTCGGGCAAGGAGCGGACGCAGGAGGAGTTCTTCCACACCTTCAACGACCTCTACGAGTCGCGGAAGCAGATCATCGTGTCGAGCGACTCCTCGCCGAAGGAGATCCCCGAGATCGAGGAGCGGCTGCGGTCGCGCTTCGAGTGGGGTCTGATCGCCGACATCCAGCCGCCGGACTTCGAGACCCGCGTCGCGATCCTGAAGAAGAAGGCCGCCCTCGAGCGCGTGCGGCTGGCCGACGACGTCGCCTACCTGATCGCGAGCCGGATCAAGTCGAACATCCGCGAGCTCGAGGGCTCGCTCACGCGGATGATCGCCTTCTGCGCGCTCACGGGGCGCGAGATGTCGGTGGAGCTCGCGCAAGAGGTCCTGGGCGAGCTCTGGGGCGAGGAGGAGAAGGTCATCACGATCGAGCAGATCCAGCGCAAGGTGTGCGACTTCTTCGGGATCAAGCTCTCGGACCTGAAGGCCCAGAACCGGACGAAGGCGGTCGCCTTCCCTCGCCAGATCGCGATGTACCTCGCGCGGCAGCTCACCCACGCCTCGCTCTCCGAGGTGGGCCGGGCCTTCGGCGGCAAGGATCACACGACCGTCCTCCACGCGGTGGGCAAGGTGCAAACACTGCTGCAGGAAGACCCCAAACTGCGCAAGACGATCGACGGGCTTATCCAGGGCATCACCCTGTGATCCACAGATCTCCCCGGGGCCTCCACATCGTTGTCCCCGGGCTCCTGGATCCAGAAACCCCGGCGGCGTCACGGGTTGGCACCTACGAGCCCCATCCACACCGCCGATTTCCTACTACGCCTACGCAGTTGTATTTCTTTCCTTTCACACAACGGAGAACTGCATGGAAGTAGTGCTCGATCGCGATCAGTTCCTCAGGGGCCTGCAGATGGTGCAGAACATCGTCGAGCCTCGCCAGACGCTGCCCATTCTGGCGAACGTGCTCGTGGAGGCCGATGGGGAGACCGTACGCCTCACGGCCACCGACCTCGAGGTGGGCGCGCGCGCGTCGGTGCCGGCGAAGGTGGCGGGGAAGGGCGTGATCACCGTGTCCGCGCGCAAGCTCACCGAGATCGTGAAGGAGCTCCCGGCAGCCGCGGTCGCCCTGAAGGTGACCGAGAACGCGGGCGTCACGCTGCGATGCGCCGGCGCGACGTACAAGCTCGTGGGGCTCGCGGCCGATGACTTTCCTCCGGTCGTGCCCGCCTCGCCCGAGGCATGGGTGAGCCTCGAGGCGAAGACGCTGCGCGAGATGCTCGCCCAGACGAGCTTCGCCGTGTCTCACGACGAGACGCGGTACGCGCTGAACGGTGTGCTCTTCGCGCTCCAGGGCAAGGACCTCCAGATGGTCGCGACCGACGGGCACCGGCTGGCGCTTGCCAAGCGTAGCCTCGGACGCGGGGTCGGAGCGGTGACGGGAATCGTGCCTCGGAAGGCGGTGACCGAGATCACGCGAGTCCTGGGCGGGAGCGAGGACGTCCAGATCGCGATCACCGAGAACCAGTTCGTCCTCCAGATGCCGAACTTCGTGATGACGGCACGCCTGATCGAGGGTCAGTTCCCGAACTACGAGGCGGTGATCCCGAAGGCCCACACGAAGCGTCTCGTGATCGCGCGCGGCGCGCTGACGGCGGCGCTCCGCCGCGTGTCCGTGATGGCCGAGGAGCGCAACAAACCGGTCAAGTTCACTCTGGCGCCGGCCTCGCTGCGGCTCTCGGCATCGAGCCAGGACCTCGGAGAGGCGGAGGAAATCCTGGACGTCGAGTACGCCGGTGAGGAGCTCGTGATCGGGTTCAACTCGCGGTACTTGCTCGACGCGATTGCGGCTCTGGAGAGGGACCAGGTCGCGTTCGATCTGAAGGATGCGCAGAGCCCCGGCGTCATTAAAAGCCTCGAAGAGGAGGGGTACCTCTGTGTTATAATGCCTATGCGTATATAGAAGGCATTTTAGCCTTATAAAACAGGAGTTTATCAAGGGTGCAGGTGGGCTGGATTCACGTCGTTGATTTTCGTAATTACCGCACCCTGGAGTACGGTCCTGGCCCGCGTCTGAACGTCCTGATTGGCCCCAACGCGCAGGGCAAAACGAACCTTCTCGAGGCCCTCGGGATGCTCGTGGCGGGTCGCTCCTTCCGCACGCCGCGGGCCGCCGAGATCCCGCGCTGGGGCGCCGAGGCGGCCACGCTCACGGGCGAGCTGGTACGCGGCGAGGGCTCGGGCGCCCGCCGCGACGTGCGCCGAACGCTCTCGAGGCAGGATGACGGCCGCTGGCAGCACGCCGGCGAGTCCGTGGAGTGGGCGCGGGCGATCGCGTTCGGCTGGCAGGACCTCGAGATCGTCAACGGCGCGCCCGGCGCGCGCCGCAGCTTCATGGACGGCTTCGCGGCGCGTCTCTATCCGACGCACCTTGCGGCGCTCGTGCGTTACCGGCAGGTGCTCGCGCGGCGAAACCGGCTCCTGCAGCAGCGCGCGTCCGCCGACGACCTGGCCGCGAGGCTCGAGCCCTGGAACGAGCAGCTCGCGGCCGTCGGGATGGAGCTGGTGGACCGGCGGCGAAAGGCCGTGGCGGCGCTGCAGACCGAGCTCGCGCGCGTCTTTGGCGCGCTCTGCACGGCGCGCTCCAAGGTCGAGGTGCGCTATCGGACCGCGCTCGGTGAGTCGTCCGAGCCCGCGGCGCTCCTCGCGGCCCTCCACCGGGCGCAGCGCGCGGAGATCGTGCGCGGTCAGACGCTGGTCGGGCCGCATCGCGACGACCTCGCGATCGAGATCGACGGTGTGGACGCCCGGGCCTTCGGCTCGCGCGGGCAGCAGCGGCTCGTCGCGCTGGCCCTGCGGCTCGCGGAGGTGCTGCCGGTCGCCGAGGCGGCCGGGACCGCGCCGGTCCTGCTGCTGGACGACGCGCTGTCCGAGCTCGACGGGGGCGTGCGCGAGCAGGTGCTCCGCGAGCTCGGCGCCGCCGAGCAGGTCTTCCTGACGAGCCCCGAGCCGCTGGCGGTGCCGGGCGCCGCCGTCTTCCGCGTGAACGCGGGAGGAGTCGCAGCCGCATGAGCGCCGAGACCTACACGGCGAGCGACATCAAGGTCCTGGAGGGCCTCGAGGCCGTCCGCAAGCGCCCCGCGATGTACATCGGGGACACGGGTGCCTACGGGCTCCACCACCTCGTGTACGAGGCGGTGGACAATGCCGTGGACGAGGCGCTGGCGGGGCATTGCGACTCGGTCAAGGTCATCCTCCACTCGGACGGCTCGTGCTCCGTCGGCGACAACGGGCGCGGCATCCCGGTGGATCTCCACAAGGAGAGCGGCAAGTCGGCCGCCGAGGTCGTCCTGACGGTGCTGCACGCCGGCGGGAAGTTCGATCACTCGGCGTACAAGGTCTCCGGCGGCCTCCACGGCGTGGGCATCTCGGTCGTGAACGCGCTCAGCGAGTGGCTCGAGGTCGAGATCCGCCGCGGCGGCAAGGTCTGGGCGCAGCGCTACGAGAAAGGCGGCGTGCCGACCGGCCCGCTCACGGCCGGCGAGAAGACCACGAAGCACGGCACGATCATCCGCTTCAAGCCCGACGCGACGATCTTCGAGGAGACGGCGTTCTCCTTCGACACGCTGTCGAACCGCCTGCGCGAGCTCGCGTTCCTGAACCGCGGCCTCAAGATCGTCATCGAGGACGAGCGCGACGGGCGGAGCCACACGTTCCTCTACAAGGGCGGCATCGTCGAGTTCGTCAAGCACCTGAACCAGAACAAGACGCCGATCCACCCGAAGGTCCTCTACTTCGAGGGCAAGAAGGGGGACATCGAGGTCGAGGTCGCCCTCCAGTACAACGACGGCTACCAGGAGGCCGTGTTCTCGTTCGCGAACAACATCAACACGCGCGAGGGCGGCACGCACCTCACGGGGTTCCGCGCGGCGGTGACGAGCCGGATCGCCGCCTACGCGGAGGCGAACGGCTTCCTCAAGGGCTTCAAGGGCGGGGTCAGCGGTGACGACGTGAAGGAGGGGCTCACGGCCGTCGTCTCCGTCCGGCTGCCCGAGCCGCAGTTCGAGGGCCAGACGAAGGCCAAGCTCGGCAACACGGACCTCAAGGGCCTCGTCCAGCAGATCGTCAACGACAAGCTCGCCGAGGCCTTCGAGGAAGATCCCACGACGGCGCGCAAGATCGCCGACAAGTGCGTGCGCGCGGCCCAGGCGCGCGAGGCGGCGCGGAAGGCGCGCGAGCTGACCCGCAAGGGCGGGCGCGACGACGAAGGGTTGGCCGCCAAGCTGGCCGACTGCTCGGAACGCGACCCACAGTACCGCGAGCTGTTCCTCGTGGAGGGCGACTCCGCCGGCGGCTCGGCGAAGCAGGGGCGCGACCGCCGGACCCAGGCCGTCCTGCCTCTCCGGGGCAAGATCATCAACTCGGAGAAGGCGCGCTACGACAAGGTCCTCTCCCACAACGAGATCCGGCTGCTCATCTCGGCGATGGGCACGGGCATCGGCACGGAGGAGTTCGACCTCACGAAGCTCCGCTATCACAAGATCATCCTGATGACCGACGCCGACGTGGACGGCGCCCAC
This window encodes:
- the dnaA gene encoding chromosomal replication initiator protein DnaA, with protein sequence ALQDAAQECIGGRPRVSIVVDDAHVESAPPPRRAATGGTAEGLNPRYTFDTFVVGSSNQFAQAASQAVAELPSRAYNPLFIYGGVGLGKTHLLHAVGHQSTRLFPGMSVAYLSSERFTNELINAIRYDRTAEFRARYRTIDLLLIDDIQFISGKERTQEEFFHTFNDLYESRKQIIVSSDSSPKEIPEIEERLRSRFEWGLIADIQPPDFETRVAILKKKAALERVRLADDVAYLIASRIKSNIRELEGSLTRMIAFCALTGREMSVELAQEVLGELWGEEEKVITIEQIQRKVCDFFGIKLSDLKAQNRTKAVAFPRQIAMYLARQLTHASLSEVGRAFGGKDHTTVLHAVGKVQTLLQEDPKLRKTIDGLIQGITL
- the dnaN gene encoding DNA polymerase III subunit beta, whose translation is MEVVLDRDQFLRGLQMVQNIVEPRQTLPILANVLVEADGETVRLTATDLEVGARASVPAKVAGKGVITVSARKLTEIVKELPAAAVALKVTENAGVTLRCAGATYKLVGLAADDFPPVVPASPEAWVSLEAKTLREMLAQTSFAVSHDETRYALNGVLFALQGKDLQMVATDGHRLALAKRSLGRGVGAVTGIVPRKAVTEITRVLGGSEDVQIAITENQFVLQMPNFVMTARLIEGQFPNYEAVIPKAHTKRLVIARGALTAALRRVSVMAEERNKPVKFTLAPASLRLSASSQDLGEAEEILDVEYAGEELVIGFNSRYLLDAIAALERDQVAFDLKDAQSPGVIKSLEEEGYLCVIMPMRI
- the recF gene encoding DNA replication and repair protein RecF (All proteins in this family for which functions are known are DNA-binding proteins that assist the filamentation of RecA onto DNA for the initiation of recombination or recombinational repair.), coding for MGWIHVVDFRNYRTLEYGPGPRLNVLIGPNAQGKTNLLEALGMLVAGRSFRTPRAAEIPRWGAEAATLTGELVRGEGSGARRDVRRTLSRQDDGRWQHAGESVEWARAIAFGWQDLEIVNGAPGARRSFMDGFAARLYPTHLAALVRYRQVLARRNRLLQQRASADDLAARLEPWNEQLAAVGMELVDRRRKAVAALQTELARVFGALCTARSKVEVRYRTALGESSEPAALLAALHRAQRAEIVRGQTLVGPHRDDLAIEIDGVDARAFGSRGQQRLVALALRLAEVLPVAEAAGTAPVLLLDDALSELDGGVREQVLRELGAAEQVFLTSPEPLAVPGAAVFRVNAGGVAAA
- the gyrB gene encoding DNA topoisomerase (ATP-hydrolyzing) subunit B — translated: MSAETYTASDIKVLEGLEAVRKRPAMYIGDTGAYGLHHLVYEAVDNAVDEALAGHCDSVKVILHSDGSCSVGDNGRGIPVDLHKESGKSAAEVVLTVLHAGGKFDHSAYKVSGGLHGVGISVVNALSEWLEVEIRRGGKVWAQRYEKGGVPTGPLTAGEKTTKHGTIIRFKPDATIFEETAFSFDTLSNRLRELAFLNRGLKIVIEDERDGRSHTFLYKGGIVEFVKHLNQNKTPIHPKVLYFEGKKGDIEVEVALQYNDGYQEAVFSFANNINTREGGTHLTGFRAAVTSRIAAYAEANGFLKGFKGGVSGDDVKEGLTAVVSVRLPEPQFEGQTKAKLGNTDLKGLVQQIVNDKLAEAFEEDPTTARKIADKCVRAAQAREAARKARELTRKGGRDDEGLAAKLADCSERDPQYRELFLVEGDSAGGSAKQGRDRRTQAVLPLRGKIINSEKARYDKVLSHNEIRLLISAMGTGIGTEEFDLTKLRYHKIILMTDADVDGAHIRTLLLTFFFRHMNQVIEAGHLFIAQPPLFKVKKGKVEKYLMSEREFEEFFLAAWVAAARVKVPGTKAPLTGEPLLELLRAVSESRAVFGKLVKRGVPGPILAELLRAKFRGTKRGVGHAEIGEAIKTAAASVNGYSIGVTPGDNGDGHTVTIAGPPTVTFSTDVFKSADYATLFDLWEKVGAAAKGPTTLIDEAGRETPVKSLDELWRVALGRSREGASFQRYKGLGEMNPEQLWETTMNPETRTLLKVTQEDAVGADQVFTVLMGDAVEPRREFIEKYALDVANLDI